A region of the Arsenicicoccus dermatophilus genome:
TCGCAGCGGGTCGAGCTCCCACCGGTCGTCGCCGCCGCCCCAGACGAGGGGGTGCACGTCCTCGGCGGAACGAAGGTCCTTGCCCCACCAGCCCAGCCGCGTGAGCGCCCCGCCCAGCGGGTGGCCCGTGCGCACCTCGCTGCCGCGCCACCGGCCGAGCACCTCCGGGACGTCCAGGGGCGGCAGCGCGTCATACCGCTGCAGCGCCTGCCCGGGGGTGAGCGGCTGCTCGAGCTGGCGTGGCACGGTCAGGCGCGGACGCCGTCGACCGGGCGCCCGTCCTCGAGGTAGACGCAGCCGTCGGCCTGCAGGCCCACCGCCACCCGGCGGCGCACCCGCTTGCGCAGCAGGTCCAGCGCCTCGTCGACCGGCGCCCACCGGTGCTCGCCGATCTCCTCCTCCTGCAGGCGGATCCGCCGTGCGTCCTTGGCCGGCACGGTGCCGCAGTGGAAGAGGAACCGGATCGCCAGCGGCTCGTGCTCCTTGGCGGCCTTGGTGTCCACGACGACGAGCCGCCCGCTGTCGACGACCAGCCCGGTCTCCTCCCGCACCTCCCGGCGGCAGCCCTCCCAGGGGGTCTCGCCGTCGGCCTCCATGATCCCGCCGGGGATCGTCCAGCCGGACTTGTAGGTCGGCCGCAGGATCAGCAGCCGCCCCCGCTCGTCGAGCAGGATCGCGCCGCAGGACACGGGGACGGCGGGGGGTGACCAACTCATGGCGTCGATGGTATGTCGGTAACCGTTCCCTCACCTTTCGTGAGCTCCCGCCCGGTGCGCAGGTGGCTGGACCGGGTGGCCCGATCGGGCGGACCGGTGCGGACCGGCACGGCCGAGGGCCCGGCGACCTCGTGGGAGGGTCGCCGGGCCGCTGGGGGTCCGGTGGTCGGTGTCGCCGGCGGATGGACGTCTCGCCGCCGGCGACCCGCCGATCAGGCCGCGCTGCTCGCGGAGGCGGTGGGCTGGTCCTGGGGAGCCTGCTGCCCGGGCTGGCCCTGCTGGCCGGACTGGCCGGGCATCGCGCCCGGGCCACCGTGCCCGCCCGGGCCGCCGGGGCCGCCGGTGCGGACCTCGACGGTCTTGAGGTCCTGGGAGACCTCGACCATCACGGGCGACCCGGCCTTGGTGCCCATGACGTCGTAGGAGCCGTCGGGGTCCTTGCGCACCTCGCCGATGGTGATCGTGGCGTCCTTGGTCTTGACGGCGTCCTTGACCTTGGTGGCCTCGGTGCCGGTCACCGCGGTGTGCTGGTGCATCCCGCCGTGGCCGCCCCGTCCGCCGGGGCCGCCGGTGCGGACCTCGACGGTCTTGAGGTCCTGGGAGACTTCGACCATCACGGGCGACCCGGCCTTGGTGCCCATGACGTCGTAGGAGCCGTCGGGGTCCTTCTGCACGTCGCTCACGGTGACGGAGGCGTCCTTGGCCTGGACGGCGGCCTTGACCTTGGCGAGCTCGTCACCGGTCACCGCGGTGTGCTGGTGCATCTGGCGCGGGCCGCCCTGGTCCCGGGCGCCGGCGCCAGGTCCCTGCTGGGCCCCGGCCTGCGCGCTCGAGCTCGACGTCGACTGGGGCGTGGGGGTGGTCGAGGCGTTGGCGACAGCCGCCCCGCCGGCGATCATGAGCCCGGCAGCGGCCACCGCGGCGGCGGTGAGGATGCGGTTGTTCTCAGCCATGTTCACTCCTGGAGAGTCGGGTGCCGTCGGCACCGGCGGGGTGGTCCCGCTGATGACTACGGTGCGTGTCCGACCTGTCGGGAGGCTGTCAGGAGCGTGGGGTCTGCCTAGGGACCTCGGACGGGGGCAGGCAGTCCGTGCGCAGCGCCCCGTCGAAGATCGCGCTCGCGGCCGCGGCGTACTCCTCGGCGGTGACCCGCCCCAGCAGGGAGAACTGCATGACATAGCCCTGCATGAGCCCGGTGAGGGCCG
Encoded here:
- a CDS encoding NUDIX domain-containing protein, giving the protein MSWSPPAVPVSCGAILLDERGRLLILRPTYKSGWTIPGGIMEADGETPWEGCRREVREETGLVVDSGRLVVVDTKAAKEHEPLAIRFLFHCGTVPAKDARRIRLQEEEIGEHRWAPVDEALDLLRKRVRRRVAVGLQADGCVYLEDGRPVDGVRA